The following coding sequences are from one Ovis canadensis isolate MfBH-ARS-UI-01 breed Bighorn chromosome 7, ARS-UI_OviCan_v2, whole genome shotgun sequence window:
- the PCNX4 gene encoding pecanex-like protein 4 isoform X1: MSPDVPLLNNYKQDFFLKRFPQTVLGGPRLKLGYCAPPYIYVNQIVLFLMPWVLGGIGTLLYQLGILEDYYTAALSGGLMLFTAFVIQFTSLYARNKSVTVERMLTTDILAEEDEHEFTGCAGAETIKFLIPGKKHTANTVFHSVLAGLLCGLGTWYLLPHRITLLYGSAGVTVLLFVFGWMTLCIGEYSLIVNTPTESAAFQTQDAYEITPLMRLVYIFFFVSVDLVHRFMVNIPALEQMNQILHILFIFLPFFWALGTLPPPDALFLWAMEQVLEFGLGGSSMSTHLRLLIMFIISAGTAVASYFIPSTVGVVLFMTGLGFLLSLNLSEMVLVVKHSVTRHRVGTKSNALSSGSEIRFTWREYLFYSVVLVLALLETGLLHHFASFSQISKNSPQAVVGYTLMILFIILWILKEIQSIYIFGIFRNPFYPKDVQTVTLFLEKQTKLMKIGVVRRILINLVSPLAMIAFLSLDSSLQRLHSVSVSIGFTRAFRMVWQNTENALLETVVVSAVHLLISNTDLWWSRSLDTGIKLLLVGIMRDRLIQFIAKLQFAVTVLVASWTEKKRRKSATTLGVLNIVFSPFVLVFIVLSTVLSSPLVPLFTLPLFLVGFPRPIQSWPGVVGTTACVCADTVYYYQMVPGLTTALQSAMAAGSLGLLLPGSHYLGRFQDRLIWIMILECGYTYCCVNIKGLELQETSCHTAEARTVDEVFESAFEQEEYVKLCSINEHFGNVLTPCTVLPVKLYSDARNVLSGIIDSHDNLKEFKGDLVKVLVWILVQYCSRRSSMLENVHKTESKGKASLIILPALNTEPQTESPEDTDSLNSENLDDWSDDVFGEEPTIKKGKDEKDQLKVLPGINLPIPGSVESQNVDSHSTNTVTEKSLYQAVALGYPAIDKGKQETMAYIPLMEFSCSHSHLLSLPEEWMSNCLPNSKMKEMSSLFPEDWYQFILRQLKCFPSKENASNVVEEIAKDRVLKDFYVRAAMTCYFSFWGGDSMIPSPGHILRVYSGVLPWSLALDWLIEKPDLFQLALKAFRYTLKLMIDKASLGPIEDFKELINCLEKYESDWYIGLVSDEKWKEAVLQEKPYLFSVGYDPNMGVYTGRVLTLQELLIHVGKLNAEAVRGQWANLSWELLYATNDDEERYSIQAHPLLLRNLTVQAADPPLGYPIYSSKPLHIHLV, from the exons ATGAGTCCAGATGTGCCTCTGCTGAACAATTACAAACAAGACTTCTTCCTGAAGCGCTTTCCACAGACTGTTCTTGGAGGCCCTCGACTCAAACTGGGCTATTGTGCCCCTCCTTACATATATGTTAATCAGATTGTCCTTTTTTTGATGCCATGGGTTTTAGGTGGAATAGGAACACTTTTGTACCAATTAGGCATCCTGGAAGACTATTACACAGCAGCACTTTCAGGTGGACTGATGCTTTTCACTGCATTTGTCATCCAGTTCACAAGTTTATATGCCAGAAACAAATCAGTAACAGTGGAGAGAATGCTGACCACAGACATCTTAGCAGAGGAAGATGAGCATGAGTTTACAGGTTGTGCTGGTGCTGAGACCATCAAATTTCTAATTCCTGGCAAAAAACATACAGCCAACACAGTTTTTCATTCTGTTCTTGCTGGATTACTGTGTGGCCTTGGAACATGGTATTTGCTCCCACATAGAATAACCCTTCTGTATGGCAGTGCAGGAGTCACTGTTCtactctttgtctttggatggaTGACGCTGTGTATAGGAGAATATTCATTAATTGTAAACACACCTACAGAGTCTGCAGCTTTCCAGACCCAGGATGCATATGAAATCACTCCTCTTATGAgacttgtttatatttttttcttcgtTTCTGTAGATCTTGTACACAG GTTTATGGTAAATATACCAGCTCTAGAACAGATGAATCAGATTTTACacatcttgtttatatttttaccCTTTTTTTGGGCACTCGGGACCCTACCCCCACCTGATGCACTTTTCTTATGGGCAATGGAGCAGGTTTTAGAGTTCGGCCTTGGAGGCTCATCTATGTCAACTCACCTACG GTTGTTAATAATGTTCATCATTTCTGCTGGAACAGCTGTAGCATCTTATTTCATTCCCAGCACTGTTGGTGTGGTTCTTTTCATGACTGGACTTGGGTTCTTGCTGAGTCTTAACCTAAGTGAGATGGTTCTTGTCGTCAAACACAGTGTGACCAGACACAGAGTTGGAACCAAATCTAATGCTTTATCCAGTGGTTCAGAAATCCGGTTTACTTGGAGGGAATACCTTTTCTACAGCGTTGTATTAGTCTTGGCCCTCTTAGAAACTGGTTTGTTGCATCACTTTGCTAGTTTCTCACAGATTTCCAAAAACAGCCCTCAGGCTGTTGTTGGCTATACTTTGatgatattatttataatactGTGGATACTTAAAGAAATTCAAAGTATCTATATCTTTGGAATTTTCCGGAACCCTTTCTATCCAAAGGATGTGCAAACTGTGACTTTATTCCTAGAGAAGCAGACAAAGCTCATGAAGATTGGTGTTGTCAGACGGATTTTAATAAATCTAG TGTCACCTTTGGCTATGATAGCATTTCTTTCATTGGACAGTTCCTTACAAAGGCTTCACTCTGTATCTGTCTCCATTGGATTCACAAGAGCTTTTAGAATG GTATGGCAAAATACAGAAAATGCCTTATTGGAAACAGTCGTTGTATCAGCAGTGCACTTGCTGATCTCCAATACAGACCTGTGGTGGAGCAGAAGCCTGGATACAGGAATCAAACTCTTACTG GTTGGTATCATGCGTGATCGCCTGATTCAGTTCATCGCTAAATTGCAGTTTGCTGTGACTGTGCTTGTGGCATCATGGACAGAGAAAAAACGTAGAAAATCAGCCACCACTTTGGGTGTACTCAACATTGTCTTCTCTCCATTCGTGTTGGTCTTCATAGTTTTATCTACAGTACTCTCTTCTCCCTTAGTTCCACTCTTTACCCTTCCTTTGTTCTTGGTGGGGTTTCCTCGACCTATTCAGAGTTGGCCAGGAGTGGTGGGCACcacagcctgtgtgtgtgcagataCAGTGTACTATTACCAGATGGTCCCAGGTTTAACCACTGCGCTGCAGTCTGCAATGGCAGCTGGGAGTTTGG GTCTCCTCTTACCTGGGTCTCATTACTTGGGCCGTTTTCAGGATCGTTTAATATGGATAATGATTCTAGAATGTGGCTATACTTATTGCTGTGTTAACATTAAG gGGTTAGAATTGCAAGAGACATCTTGTCACACTGCTGAAGCTCGAACAGTTGATGAAGTTTTTGAAAGTGCCTTTGAACAAGAAGAATATGTAAAACTATGTTCCATTAATGAACACTTTGGAAATGTTTTGACACCCTGTACTGTTTTGCCTGTGAAACTCTATTCTGATGCCAGGAATGTCCTGTCTGGCATAATTGATTCTCATGATAACTTAAAGGAATTTAAAGGTGACCTTGTTAAAGTACTTGTGTGGATACTTGTTCAGTACTGTTCTAGAAGGTCTAGCATGCTAGAGAATGTTCACAAAACTGAAAGTAAAGGGAAAGCATCTCTAATAATCCTGCCTGCTTTGAATACTGAACCACAAACTGAATCTCCAGAAGATACAGATAGTTTAAATTCAGAAAATTTGGATGACTGGTCTGATGATGTTTTTGGTGAAGAGCCAActatcaaaaaaggaaaagatgaaaaagatcaGTTGAAAGTATTGCCAGGTATAAATTTGCCTATTCCTGGATCAGTAGAATCACAGAACGTTGATAGTCATTCTACAAACACAGTTACCGAAAAGAGTCTTTACCAAGCAGTTGCACTTGGATACCCTGCCATtgacaaaggaaaacaagaaaccaTGGCATATATCCCTCTCATGGAATTCAGTTGTTCTCATTCTCACTTATTAAGCTTACCTGAAGAGTGGATGTCTAACTGTTTGCCTAATTCCAAAATGAAGGAGATGAGTTCATTATTTCCAGAAGACTGGTACCAATTTATTTTAAGGCAGTTGAAATGTTTTCCTTCAAAAGAAAATGCCTCAAATGTAGTGGAAGAAATTGCAAAGGACAGAGTTCTAAAAGACTTTTATGTTCGTGCAGCAATGACTTGTTACTTTAGTTTTTGGGGGGGAGACAGTATGATTCCTAGTCCTGGTCATATATTGAGAGTTTACAGTGGTGTTTTGCCTTGGTCTCTTGCCTTGGATTGGCTCATAGAAAAACCAGACCTGTTTCAACTAGCCCTGAAAGCTTTCAG GTACACTCTGAAACTAATGATCGATAAAGCAAGTCTGGGTCCAATAGAAGACTTTAAAGAGTTGATTAACTGCCttgaaaaatatgaaagtgaCTGGTACATTGGTTTGGTGTCTGATGAAAAGTGGAAGGAAGCAGTTTTACAAGAAAAACCATACTTGTTTTCTGTGGGATATGATCCTAATATG
- the PCNX4 gene encoding pecanex-like protein 4 isoform X2, with product MVNIPALEQMNQILHILFIFLPFFWALGTLPPPDALFLWAMEQVLEFGLGGSSMSTHLRLLIMFIISAGTAVASYFIPSTVGVVLFMTGLGFLLSLNLSEMVLVVKHSVTRHRVGTKSNALSSGSEIRFTWREYLFYSVVLVLALLETGLLHHFASFSQISKNSPQAVVGYTLMILFIILWILKEIQSIYIFGIFRNPFYPKDVQTVTLFLEKQTKLMKIGVVRRILINLVSPLAMIAFLSLDSSLQRLHSVSVSIGFTRAFRMVWQNTENALLETVVVSAVHLLISNTDLWWSRSLDTGIKLLLVGIMRDRLIQFIAKLQFAVTVLVASWTEKKRRKSATTLGVLNIVFSPFVLVFIVLSTVLSSPLVPLFTLPLFLVGFPRPIQSWPGVVGTTACVCADTVYYYQMVPGLTTALQSAMAAGSLGLLLPGSHYLGRFQDRLIWIMILECGYTYCCVNIKGLELQETSCHTAEARTVDEVFESAFEQEEYVKLCSINEHFGNVLTPCTVLPVKLYSDARNVLSGIIDSHDNLKEFKGDLVKVLVWILVQYCSRRSSMLENVHKTESKGKASLIILPALNTEPQTESPEDTDSLNSENLDDWSDDVFGEEPTIKKGKDEKDQLKVLPGINLPIPGSVESQNVDSHSTNTVTEKSLYQAVALGYPAIDKGKQETMAYIPLMEFSCSHSHLLSLPEEWMSNCLPNSKMKEMSSLFPEDWYQFILRQLKCFPSKENASNVVEEIAKDRVLKDFYVRAAMTCYFSFWGGDSMIPSPGHILRVYSGVLPWSLALDWLIEKPDLFQLALKAFRYTLKLMIDKASLGPIEDFKELINCLEKYESDWYIGLVSDEKWKEAVLQEKPYLFSVGYDPNMGVYTGRVLTLQELLIHVGKLNAEAVRGQWANLSWELLYATNDDEERYSIQAHPLLLRNLTVQAADPPLGYPIYSSKPLHIHLV from the exons ATGGTAAATATACCAGCTCTAGAACAGATGAATCAGATTTTACacatcttgtttatatttttaccCTTTTTTTGGGCACTCGGGACCCTACCCCCACCTGATGCACTTTTCTTATGGGCAATGGAGCAGGTTTTAGAGTTCGGCCTTGGAGGCTCATCTATGTCAACTCACCTACG GTTGTTAATAATGTTCATCATTTCTGCTGGAACAGCTGTAGCATCTTATTTCATTCCCAGCACTGTTGGTGTGGTTCTTTTCATGACTGGACTTGGGTTCTTGCTGAGTCTTAACCTAAGTGAGATGGTTCTTGTCGTCAAACACAGTGTGACCAGACACAGAGTTGGAACCAAATCTAATGCTTTATCCAGTGGTTCAGAAATCCGGTTTACTTGGAGGGAATACCTTTTCTACAGCGTTGTATTAGTCTTGGCCCTCTTAGAAACTGGTTTGTTGCATCACTTTGCTAGTTTCTCACAGATTTCCAAAAACAGCCCTCAGGCTGTTGTTGGCTATACTTTGatgatattatttataatactGTGGATACTTAAAGAAATTCAAAGTATCTATATCTTTGGAATTTTCCGGAACCCTTTCTATCCAAAGGATGTGCAAACTGTGACTTTATTCCTAGAGAAGCAGACAAAGCTCATGAAGATTGGTGTTGTCAGACGGATTTTAATAAATCTAG TGTCACCTTTGGCTATGATAGCATTTCTTTCATTGGACAGTTCCTTACAAAGGCTTCACTCTGTATCTGTCTCCATTGGATTCACAAGAGCTTTTAGAATG GTATGGCAAAATACAGAAAATGCCTTATTGGAAACAGTCGTTGTATCAGCAGTGCACTTGCTGATCTCCAATACAGACCTGTGGTGGAGCAGAAGCCTGGATACAGGAATCAAACTCTTACTG GTTGGTATCATGCGTGATCGCCTGATTCAGTTCATCGCTAAATTGCAGTTTGCTGTGACTGTGCTTGTGGCATCATGGACAGAGAAAAAACGTAGAAAATCAGCCACCACTTTGGGTGTACTCAACATTGTCTTCTCTCCATTCGTGTTGGTCTTCATAGTTTTATCTACAGTACTCTCTTCTCCCTTAGTTCCACTCTTTACCCTTCCTTTGTTCTTGGTGGGGTTTCCTCGACCTATTCAGAGTTGGCCAGGAGTGGTGGGCACcacagcctgtgtgtgtgcagataCAGTGTACTATTACCAGATGGTCCCAGGTTTAACCACTGCGCTGCAGTCTGCAATGGCAGCTGGGAGTTTGG GTCTCCTCTTACCTGGGTCTCATTACTTGGGCCGTTTTCAGGATCGTTTAATATGGATAATGATTCTAGAATGTGGCTATACTTATTGCTGTGTTAACATTAAG gGGTTAGAATTGCAAGAGACATCTTGTCACACTGCTGAAGCTCGAACAGTTGATGAAGTTTTTGAAAGTGCCTTTGAACAAGAAGAATATGTAAAACTATGTTCCATTAATGAACACTTTGGAAATGTTTTGACACCCTGTACTGTTTTGCCTGTGAAACTCTATTCTGATGCCAGGAATGTCCTGTCTGGCATAATTGATTCTCATGATAACTTAAAGGAATTTAAAGGTGACCTTGTTAAAGTACTTGTGTGGATACTTGTTCAGTACTGTTCTAGAAGGTCTAGCATGCTAGAGAATGTTCACAAAACTGAAAGTAAAGGGAAAGCATCTCTAATAATCCTGCCTGCTTTGAATACTGAACCACAAACTGAATCTCCAGAAGATACAGATAGTTTAAATTCAGAAAATTTGGATGACTGGTCTGATGATGTTTTTGGTGAAGAGCCAActatcaaaaaaggaaaagatgaaaaagatcaGTTGAAAGTATTGCCAGGTATAAATTTGCCTATTCCTGGATCAGTAGAATCACAGAACGTTGATAGTCATTCTACAAACACAGTTACCGAAAAGAGTCTTTACCAAGCAGTTGCACTTGGATACCCTGCCATtgacaaaggaaaacaagaaaccaTGGCATATATCCCTCTCATGGAATTCAGTTGTTCTCATTCTCACTTATTAAGCTTACCTGAAGAGTGGATGTCTAACTGTTTGCCTAATTCCAAAATGAAGGAGATGAGTTCATTATTTCCAGAAGACTGGTACCAATTTATTTTAAGGCAGTTGAAATGTTTTCCTTCAAAAGAAAATGCCTCAAATGTAGTGGAAGAAATTGCAAAGGACAGAGTTCTAAAAGACTTTTATGTTCGTGCAGCAATGACTTGTTACTTTAGTTTTTGGGGGGGAGACAGTATGATTCCTAGTCCTGGTCATATATTGAGAGTTTACAGTGGTGTTTTGCCTTGGTCTCTTGCCTTGGATTGGCTCATAGAAAAACCAGACCTGTTTCAACTAGCCCTGAAAGCTTTCAG GTACACTCTGAAACTAATGATCGATAAAGCAAGTCTGGGTCCAATAGAAGACTTTAAAGAGTTGATTAACTGCCttgaaaaatatgaaagtgaCTGGTACATTGGTTTGGTGTCTGATGAAAAGTGGAAGGAAGCAGTTTTACAAGAAAAACCATACTTGTTTTCTGTGGGATATGATCCTAATATG